A section of the Hevea brasiliensis isolate MT/VB/25A 57/8 chromosome 17, ASM3005281v1, whole genome shotgun sequence genome encodes:
- the LOC131175307 gene encoding uncharacterized protein LOC131175307 translates to MQVLNLVREFEMQKMKESETIKEYADKLLSIVNKVRLLGSEFSDSRIVQKILVTIPERFEATISSLENAKDLSRISLEELLNALQAQEQRRIMRAEGSVEGALQAKLQIKKNKKKNSSTPEAAANTSNSSGGKNKEFPPCKHYGKKGHPPFKCWRRPDVKCDKCNKLGHHERICKSNFQ, encoded by the coding sequence ATGCAAGTGCTGAACCTAGTCAGAGAATTTGAGATGCAGAAAATGAAAGAGTCAGAGACAATTAAAGAATATGCTGATAAGCTTCTTAGCATTGTCAACAAGGTAAGATTACTTGGTTCTGAATTTTCTGATTCAAGAATAGTTCAGAAAATACTAGTAACTATCCCTGAACGATTTGAAGCTACCATTTCTTCCTTGGAGAATGCTAAAGATCTGTCAAGAATCAGCTTGGAAGAACTTCTAAATGCTTTGCAGGCCCAAGAACAAAGAAGAATAATGAGGGCTGAAGGTTCTGTGGAGGGTGCATTGCAAGCTAAATTGCAAATCaagaaaaacaaaaagaagaattcTAGCACACCAGAAGCAGCTGCTAACACCAGCAATAGTAGTGGAGGAAAAAACAAAGAATTTCCTCCTTGCAAACACTATGGCAAAAAGGGTCATCCACCTTTTAAGTGTTGGAGAAGACCTGATGTTAAGTGTGATAAGTGCAACAAGTTGGGGCATCATGAGAGAATCTGCAAAAGCAATTTTCAGTAG